One genomic segment of Gottschalkia acidurici 9a includes these proteins:
- the mreC gene encoding rod shape-determining protein MreC, giving the protein MNIFKKYKGRMIVTSVAIILIVIISITASGRKNITKAESALGNVLSPFQKVFYGIGNGISDGFQSAINVFTFKKENEKLKTEVAALKDQVRKYESVIDRKEYLKNEFELINNTQYNLTKAKIIGKDPGNWFEKFVIDKGSKDGIKKGDIIVQGTEIENDVVVEGLVGRVVDVGHNWSKVISIVDGGSSVSFTIGRTQDGGIGKGNLEGKISGELFDVKSNVVKGDKIFTSGLGGAFTPGLYVGEVTKVVKRSDNLLVDIEITPAVDFSKVRDVFVIKQN; this is encoded by the coding sequence ATGAATATATTTAAGAAATATAAAGGAAGAATGATAGTAACGTCTGTTGCTATCATTCTAATTGTAATTATATCAATTACCGCATCTGGGAGGAAAAATATTACTAAAGCAGAGAGTGCTTTAGGAAATGTACTAAGTCCATTTCAAAAAGTGTTCTATGGCATCGGAAATGGAATATCTGATGGATTTCAATCTGCTATAAATGTGTTTACATTTAAAAAAGAGAATGAAAAGTTAAAGACAGAAGTAGCTGCACTGAAAGATCAAGTAAGAAAATATGAAAGTGTAATAGATAGAAAAGAATATCTTAAAAATGAATTTGAATTAATTAATAATACACAATATAATCTTACGAAAGCAAAAATAATAGGAAAAGATCCTGGAAACTGGTTTGAAAAATTTGTTATAGACAAAGGATCAAAAGATGGTATAAAAAAAGGAGATATAATAGTACAAGGTACGGAGATAGAAAATGATGTAGTTGTAGAAGGACTTGTAGGTAGAGTAGTTGATGTAGGACATAATTGGTCAAAAGTTATATCTATAGTAGATGGTGGAAGCAGCGTAAGCTTTACTATAGGAAGAACACAAGATGGAGGTATAGGAAAGGGAAATTTAGAAGGAAAAATATCAGGAGAACTATTTGATGTAAAGTCGAATGTGGTTAAGGGAGACAAGATATTTACATCAGGACTTGGTGGAGCCTTCACTCCAGGACTTTATGTAGGAGAAGTAACAAAGGTAGTAAAAAGAAGTGACAACTTATTAGTAGATATTGAAATAACTCCAGCAGTGGATTTTAGCAAAGTAAGAGATGTTTTTGTTATAAAGCAGAACTAA
- the mreD gene encoding rod shape-determining protein MreD, whose protein sequence is MNIFIIIGIVVFNFILQSTIFQYIGISGVVPNTSLILVNIFALLAGKNIGAIIGLITGLLQDIFFGGPIGINALTYATIGYSIGLLDNKVFKENLLLPLSTTFVSTFAYHIMYYLFMIFLSIDVSFTLMLKNILLKETIYNSLLSIILYKKILKYYRAPHISFTKKM, encoded by the coding sequence TTGAATATTTTTATTATAATTGGAATAGTAGTCTTTAACTTTATACTTCAGTCAACTATATTTCAGTACATAGGTATATCTGGAGTGGTACCAAACACATCACTTATTTTAGTTAATATATTTGCACTTCTAGCCGGAAAAAATATAGGAGCTATAATAGGTTTGATAACAGGATTATTACAAGATATATTCTTTGGAGGACCTATAGGAATAAATGCATTAACATATGCTACAATAGGATATTCAATAGGACTTTTAGATAACAAAGTATTTAAAGAAAATCTACTATTACCACTTTCAACTACTTTCGTTTCTACATTTGCATATCATATTATGTACTATTTATTTATGATTTTTTTATCTATAGATGTAAGTTTCACGCTTATGCTAAAAAATATTTTGCTAAAAGAGACTATATATAATTCACTATTATCAATTATTTTATATAAAAAGATATTAAAATACTATAGAGCGCCACATATAAGTTTTACAAAGAAAATGTAA
- a CDS encoding penicillin-binding transpeptidase domain-containing protein has translation MKELFEKLKDRYSVLIFVLSITFFILSFRLASLTIISGDELREESNNKKLKHIPITAPRGEIRDRYGRLLAGNKATFTVQLIKDELNTKDKKERNEIILKLIHILEEEGVTYKDEFPIVFNSYIYRNENMYFEAEQTPTDKVVDAIIEHNLISELISSSAKYSNHQNIKDFTVGKKVINILENEGIKIPIDVVQNNNTVEFVYNENTNIDKWKQENGIQGNVDAKSAIIQIINNRNARKIVLKTINDPIISKIAYDIVDSKGLIPDIKLEPMIFSYDEQFKETKRSLMKTFKSITMESKAIDDFINILKESNRMSELFQKTYPQKDKEVTVVPGEVILNIFKENDIEMPIEVSSDKEGNKAIYKYKNEKEKKELLKKYKLKSDTSPMEAVMEIAQIEKTKVEDSKKKDKNSKKERISILEEFIKHDKIKGIAQTIVLKEHSNPRISISDWEYTPIVEKNAWIDKYKLDEKKDTEQIFNDLRKKSELDSKLTEYEARASLLILDEISKVGYQGYYPINIAYGISDKAVAKLEENKLELPGIKVSLEPVRYYPYGQTAAHILGYVGKIAQENEIEKYIKEKKYLPSTLIGKTGVEVQFEDYLKGKDGSKIVEADAHGNVVKVVEEKDAEPGDTLYLTIDADLQRIAEESLEKALREIRRGGTFESKWGNYNFSKAYPNAYAASVVATDVRTGEVLALANYPSYDPNLFATGISSEDWKSLNPKHDEYGLPLYNIAIQSPVQPGSIFKMVTGIAGMENGISPKKKIYDYGYVKVGNKKFPCLIWSRSGRTHGATDLYNALEQSCNYYFYAVALGRIPQTGEVLSKESGIDSILRVAKEFGLGEKTGVEIPGEYVSGVPDTESKTRSTKSSLKRFLKDNIDNYIKEDVKLSEKKIEAAIDEIASWAEYEDPLSKREVIKRLDKLGIDGERKIPESEKGEDLADRIKYTYLDQSGWRIGDTLNISIGQGQNAYTPIQMANYIAILSNGGYKHKMSVVDRIQTYDNTKKTYEPKKEVKRIDIKDYKYLEEAAKGMSMVAKKDGTASRAFGGFEVDVAAKTGTAEKDGISPVTKRKYDDFAWSTVYAPYEDYNPDAAQIAVSVVIFQGGGGGNTTPIAREIIAEYLGLNDDVEDSKFDLNSKLAK, from the coding sequence TTGAAAGAGTTATTTGAAAAGTTAAAAGATAGATATAGTGTATTGATATTTGTATTGTCAATAACTTTTTTCATACTCTCTTTTAGATTAGCATCTTTAACTATCATAAGTGGAGATGAGTTGAGAGAGGAGTCAAATAATAAAAAACTAAAACATATACCAATTACAGCCCCAAGAGGAGAAATAAGAGATAGATATGGTAGACTTTTAGCAGGAAATAAAGCAACTTTTACTGTTCAACTAATAAAGGATGAACTAAACACTAAAGATAAAAAAGAGAGAAATGAAATTATATTAAAGCTAATTCACATTTTAGAAGAAGAGGGAGTAACATACAAAGATGAATTTCCAATAGTTTTTAACTCATATATTTATAGAAATGAGAATATGTACTTTGAAGCAGAACAAACTCCCACTGACAAAGTTGTAGATGCAATAATTGAGCACAATCTAATTAGCGAGCTAATAAGTTCAAGTGCAAAGTATAGTAATCACCAAAATATAAAAGACTTTACTGTAGGTAAAAAAGTTATAAATATATTAGAAAATGAAGGTATAAAGATTCCTATAGATGTAGTTCAGAATAATAATACTGTAGAATTTGTTTATAATGAAAATACAAATATAGATAAGTGGAAACAGGAGAATGGTATACAAGGAAATGTAGATGCAAAAAGTGCTATAATTCAAATTATAAACAATAGAAATGCAAGAAAAATAGTGCTAAAGACAATAAACGATCCTATAATAAGTAAAATTGCATACGACATAGTAGATAGCAAAGGATTAATTCCAGATATAAAGTTAGAGCCTATGATTTTCAGCTATGACGAGCAATTTAAAGAGACAAAAAGAAGTCTTATGAAAACATTTAAAAGTATAACCATGGAGAGCAAAGCTATAGATGACTTTATAAATATATTAAAAGAAAGTAATAGAATGTCAGAACTATTCCAAAAAACTTATCCACAAAAAGATAAGGAAGTTACAGTAGTTCCAGGAGAAGTTATATTAAATATATTTAAAGAGAATGATATAGAAATGCCAATAGAAGTATCATCTGATAAAGAAGGTAATAAAGCTATATATAAATATAAAAATGAAAAAGAGAAAAAAGAATTATTAAAAAAATATAAATTAAAATCAGATACTAGTCCTATGGAAGCGGTTATGGAAATAGCACAAATCGAAAAGACTAAAGTAGAGGATTCTAAAAAGAAAGACAAAAACTCTAAAAAGGAAAGAATAAGTATATTAGAAGAGTTTATAAAGCATGATAAAATAAAAGGAATAGCTCAGACAATAGTACTAAAAGAGCATTCTAACCCTAGAATCTCTATAAGTGACTGGGAGTACACTCCTATCGTAGAAAAAAATGCATGGATTGATAAATATAAGTTGGATGAAAAGAAAGATACTGAACAAATATTTAATGACTTAAGAAAAAAATCTGAGTTAGACAGTAAATTAACAGAGTATGAGGCAAGAGCATCACTATTGATACTAGATGAAATAAGTAAAGTAGGATATCAAGGATATTATCCTATAAATATAGCTTATGGAATTAGTGATAAAGCAGTAGCTAAACTAGAAGAAAATAAGTTAGAATTACCAGGTATAAAAGTTTCGCTAGAGCCTGTCAGATACTATCCTTATGGACAAACTGCAGCTCATATACTAGGTTATGTAGGTAAAATCGCACAAGAAAATGAAATAGAAAAATATATAAAAGAAAAAAAATATCTTCCAAGTACACTAATAGGAAAAACAGGTGTAGAGGTACAATTTGAAGATTACTTGAAAGGAAAAGATGGTAGTAAAATAGTTGAGGCAGACGCACACGGAAATGTGGTAAAAGTAGTAGAAGAAAAAGATGCTGAGCCAGGAGATACACTATACCTTACAATAGATGCAGATCTTCAAAGAATAGCAGAAGAGTCACTAGAAAAGGCACTAAGAGAGATTAGAAGAGGAGGAACCTTTGAAAGTAAATGGGGTAACTATAACTTCTCTAAAGCTTACCCTAATGCATACGCAGCATCGGTAGTTGCAACAGATGTTAGAACTGGTGAAGTACTAGCTTTAGCGAACTATCCATCTTATGATCCTAACTTATTTGCTACAGGTATATCTAGTGAAGATTGGAAGAGTTTAAATCCAAAACATGATGAATATGGATTACCACTTTATAATATTGCAATTCAATCTCCAGTTCAACCTGGTTCTATATTTAAAATGGTAACTGGTATAGCAGGTATGGAAAATGGAATTAGTCCAAAGAAAAAGATATATGATTATGGATATGTAAAAGTAGGGAATAAAAAATTCCCATGTTTAATATGGAGCAGAAGTGGAAGGACTCATGGAGCAACAGATCTTTACAATGCTTTAGAACAATCTTGTAACTATTATTTCTATGCTGTAGCTCTTGGAAGAATTCCTCAGACTGGAGAAGTTTTAAGTAAAGAGTCAGGAATAGATAGTATACTAAGAGTAGCAAAAGAATTTGGATTGGGTGAGAAAACTGGAGTAGAAATACCAGGAGAATATGTGTCTGGAGTTCCAGATACAGAGTCTAAAACTAGAAGTACAAAATCATCATTAAAACGCTTTTTAAAAGACAATATAGATAATTATATAAAGGAAGATGTGAAATTAAGTGAGAAAAAAATAGAAGCTGCAATAGATGAAATAGCTAGTTGGGCTGAGTATGAAGACCCTTTGAGTAAAAGAGAAGTAATTAAAAGGCTAGATAAACTAGGAATAGATGGAGAAAGAAAGATTCCAGAAAGTGAAAAGGGTGAAGACTTAGCAGATAGGATTAAATATACTTATCTTGATCAATCAGGATGGAGAATAGGAGATACACTGAATATCTCTATAGGGCAAGGTCAAAATGCTTATACGCCAATACAAATGGCAAACTATATAGCTATCTTGTCTAATGGAGGATATAAACATAAGATGAGTGTAGTAGATAGAATACAAACTTATGATAATACTAAAAAGACATATGAGCCTAAAAAAGAAGTTAAAAGAATAGATATAAAAGACTATAAATATCTAGAAGAAGCAGCAAAAGGTATGTCTATGGTTGCTAAAAAAGATGGTACGGCTAGTAGAGCATTCGGAGGCTTTGAGGTAGATGTTGCTGCTAAAACCGGTACAGCAGAAAAAGATGGAATAAGCCCAGTTACAAAAAGAAAATATGATGACTTTGCTTGGAGTACAGTATATGCACCATATGAAGACTATAACCCTGATGCAGCACAAATAGCAGTTTCAGTAGTTATATTCCAAGGAGGTGGTGGTGGAAATACAACACCAATCGCCAGGGAGATAATAGCTGAATATCTGGGATTAAACGATGATGTTGAAGATAGTAAATTTGACTTAAATAGCAAACTAGCAAAATAA
- a CDS encoding peptidoglycan-binding domain-containing protein produces MKKTLTILTLSVMIASTSTVYAQGDSNEVDEKDQITIINTLEKSDNLNDELQKTDIKDMESEHMLINEMHSITEKENLGEEIVKLSSSAPSLSNVIKWYYRGEPTLSRGSTGSDVLRLQRIINGMGVYKDGRWQTIDVGALDGVYGAKTEEGVRLFQYMWRNTWSEFSVDGIAGKQVWAAINYMIEELQE; encoded by the coding sequence GTGAAAAAAACATTAACAATTTTAACACTATCAGTAATGATAGCGTCTACATCAACTGTATATGCTCAGGGTGATAGCAATGAAGTAGACGAAAAGGATCAAATTACTATTATTAATACTTTAGAAAAGAGTGATAATCTAAATGATGAATTACAAAAGACTGATATTAAAGATATGGAAAGTGAACATATGTTGATAAATGAAATGCACTCTATCACTGAAAAAGAAAATTTAGGTGAAGAAATAGTTAAATTGAGTTCATCAGCACCTTCTTTATCTAATGTTATAAAATGGTACTATAGAGGTGAACCAACACTGTCTCGTGGATCTACTGGATCAGATGTTTTACGACTACAAAGAATAATCAATGGAATGGGAGTATATAAAGATGGAAGATGGCAGACTATAGATGTAGGAGCTCTAGATGGAGTATATGGAGCAAAGACGGAAGAAGGTGTAAGGTTATTTCAATATATGTGGCGAAATACTTGGTCTGAGTTTAGTGTAGATGGTATAGCTGGAAAACAAGTATGGGCTGCAATAAACTATATGATAGAAGAGCTGCAAGAATAA
- a CDS encoding flavodoxin domain-containing protein has translation MSKVAILYKSKYGSTKRYAEWISNDLNADLFEYSEIKAENLLAYDTIIFGGGLYASGINGIRLITENFHSLKTKNIVVFTVGLASIDDKEIFKPTIAKSCTEEMRKKIKFFHARGGIDYKKLNFVHRAMMAMVKRMTSKKKVEELSDDDKVLLETYGDKVDFTDIRMIEPLVSYVKNLTMS, from the coding sequence ATGAGTAAAGTAGCTATTTTATATAAATCGAAGTATGGTAGCACTAAAAGGTATGCGGAATGGATATCAAATGATCTGAATGCTGATTTATTTGAATATTCAGAGATTAAAGCTGAGAATTTATTAGCATATGATACAATAATATTTGGTGGGGGACTTTATGCAAGTGGTATTAATGGTATAAGACTTATAACTGAAAACTTTCACTCTTTAAAAACCAAAAATATAGTGGTCTTTACAGTAGGTCTTGCTTCAATAGATGATAAAGAGATTTTTAAACCAACCATTGCAAAAAGTTGTACAGAAGAAATGCGTAAAAAGATAAAGTTTTTTCATGCTCGTGGAGGAATAGACTACAAGAAACTAAACTTTGTTCATAGAGCTATGATGGCAATGGTTAAGAGAATGACTTCTAAGAAAAAAGTAGAAGAACTATCAGATGATGATAAAGTTTTGTTAGAAACATATGGTGATAAGGTCGATTTTACTGATATAAGAATGATAGAACCATTAGTTTCGTATGTTAAAAATCTTACTATGAGCTAA
- a CDS encoding M48 family metallopeptidase gives MRLGFMHGTRYIEFDVAFRKRKTIQISITPPNEIKVSVPRGMSEENIIDIVKIKANWIEKKILYFKDIKYEKINRKFINNEPFMYLGRSYLLQIEVDKNIKDPQVKLFQGKIYVYTSIKDKRIIQGAMEKWYREKTKEKVEERVKYYLHLFKKEPRSIRIKQQKRIWASCTYRDDLLFNWRCVMARPDVLDYIIVHEMCHMHHKNHSKDYWNMVESIIPDYRDKKEWLKIHGYKMIL, from the coding sequence ATGAGATTAGGATTTATGCACGGAACAAGATATATAGAATTTGACGTAGCTTTTAGAAAGAGAAAAACTATACAAATATCCATAACACCCCCGAATGAAATAAAAGTATCAGTACCAAGAGGTATGAGTGAAGAAAATATAATTGATATAGTAAAAATAAAAGCGAATTGGATAGAGAAGAAAATACTTTATTTTAAAGATATAAAATATGAAAAGATTAATAGAAAATTTATAAACAATGAACCCTTCATGTATTTAGGAAGAAGCTACCTACTCCAGATAGAAGTTGATAAGAATATAAAAGATCCACAGGTAAAATTATTCCAAGGCAAAATTTATGTATATACTAGTATAAAAGATAAACGTATAATTCAAGGAGCTATGGAAAAGTGGTACAGAGAGAAAACCAAAGAAAAAGTCGAGGAGAGAGTAAAATACTACTTACATCTTTTTAAAAAAGAACCAAGATCAATACGAATAAAACAGCAAAAAAGGATATGGGCAAGCTGTACTTACAGAGACGATCTTTTGTTTAATTGGAGATGTGTAATGGCTAGACCAGATGTACTTGACTACATAATAGTTCATGAAATGTGTCATATGCATCATAAAAATCATTCTAAAGACTATTGGAATATGGTAGAATCTATAATACCAGACTATAGAGATAAAAAAGAATGGCTTAAAATTCATGGATATAAGATGATTTTATAG
- a CDS encoding DNA polymerase IV, with translation MIHLDMDAFYASVEEVDNPKLKGLPVIVGGQSEHGVVTTANYHARRYGVHSAMPGFIARQRCPNGQFLPVRMERYKEVSRQVFGILYEIADLIEPVSIDEAYLDVSNIEKNPLEIVEEIKYKVLKETGLTMSRGISYNKFLAKLASDWNKPNGIKIITKEMVPDILLPLSVSSVHGIGKKSSQKLNNIGIYTIKELMRLPEDFLVDFFGKSGREIYNRIRGIDNRTVNISSERKSIGVERTFTNHTKNKEILQEYLYKFSLELELSLKSKEMQAKTITLKIKDTNFRTQTRGITLSNHITSSKEIFNISKNLLKEVSISADIRLIGLSVSNLLTIKIEQLSIFD, from the coding sequence ATCATTCATTTAGATATGGATGCTTTCTACGCATCTGTTGAAGAGGTAGACAACCCTAAGCTTAAAGGACTTCCAGTAATAGTAGGGGGACAAAGTGAACATGGTGTTGTAACTACTGCTAATTATCATGCTAGAAGATATGGTGTACACTCTGCTATGCCAGGATTTATAGCTAGACAGAGATGTCCTAATGGACAATTTTTACCTGTCAGAATGGAAAGGTATAAAGAAGTTTCTAGACAAGTATTTGGTATACTATATGAGATCGCAGACTTAATAGAGCCAGTATCTATAGATGAAGCATATCTTGATGTTTCTAATATAGAGAAAAATCCATTAGAGATAGTTGAGGAGATAAAATATAAAGTACTAAAAGAGACGGGATTAACTATGTCTAGGGGGATATCGTATAATAAGTTTTTAGCTAAGCTTGCATCTGACTGGAATAAGCCAAATGGAATAAAAATAATAACTAAAGAAATGGTGCCAGATATATTGTTGCCGCTTTCAGTTAGCTCAGTACATGGAATAGGCAAAAAATCTTCTCAAAAGCTAAATAATATAGGCATATATACAATTAAAGAACTTATGAGATTACCGGAAGATTTTCTAGTAGATTTCTTTGGAAAGTCTGGTAGAGAAATATATAATAGAATTCGCGGTATAGATAATAGAACTGTTAACATATCTTCTGAAAGAAAGTCTATAGGAGTAGAGAGAACATTTACAAATCATACAAAGAATAAAGAAATATTACAAGAATACTTATATAAATTTTCATTAGAACTAGAGCTTTCATTGAAGAGTAAAGAAATGCAAGCTAAAACAATAACATTAAAAATCAAGGATACAAATTTTAGAACTCAAACTAGAGGTATTACTTTAAGTAATCATATTACATCCTCTAAGGAGATATTTAATATTTCTAAAAATCTTTTAAAAGAGGTAAGTATAAGTGCTGATATTAGACTGATTGGTTTATCTGTTTCAAATCTTTTAACCATAAAGATTGAACAACTATCGATTTTTGACTAG
- a CDS encoding glycoside hydrolase family 10 protein, translating to MHKKILKFLTVCTVSLTIISSSAINTSSSYAEMEYLKKYQTNEIISVRGEPVQIPKEVKQQNEQFRGVWVSTVFNLDFPSKKRMSEKEYKDEYIKLLDNLESLNMNAVIFQVRSKSDAFYPSNINPWSEYLTGTQGTSPNWDPLKWMIEETHKRNMEFHAWFNPYRVTTGKEKLTELSPNNWARQNPHTVFSFQDKLYLNPGEPEVVKHINDSVMEVVQNYDIDAVHFDDYFYPYGGVKDNWYAEEEKITFEKYGQGFSSVSEWRRNNVDNLILNLHNSISSYNKENNKDVQFGISPFGIWGHKETHPEGSKEGTGSLTPTSSQASYDNLFADTRKWVKNNWIDYIAPQIYWTFDTKAAPYGELVHWWADVVKDTDVNLYIGHASYKKADKNNKDVSWNNPKEISNQLKFNSMYDEVKGSIFFRYKNLLESEQNAAANNEFIKILREQHFNNKALLPSKVKELSKDVENGGEQ from the coding sequence ATGCATAAGAAAATTTTAAAGTTTTTAACGGTATGTACTGTATCTTTAACTATAATTTCAAGTAGTGCTATTAATACAAGTTCTAGCTATGCAGAAATGGAGTATTTAAAAAAATATCAAACTAACGAAATAATTTCGGTAAGAGGAGAACCAGTACAAATACCTAAAGAAGTTAAACAACAAAATGAACAATTTAGAGGAGTTTGGGTATCGACTGTATTTAATTTAGACTTCCCTTCAAAGAAACGAATGAGTGAAAAAGAATATAAAGATGAGTACATAAAGCTTTTAGATAACTTAGAAAGTTTAAATATGAACGCTGTGATATTTCAAGTTAGAAGTAAATCGGATGCATTTTATCCATCAAATATTAATCCTTGGTCAGAATATCTTACTGGAACTCAAGGGACAAGCCCTAATTGGGATCCACTTAAATGGATGATAGAAGAGACTCACAAAAGAAACATGGAGTTTCATGCTTGGTTTAATCCTTATAGAGTAACTACAGGTAAAGAAAAGTTAACAGAACTATCACCTAATAACTGGGCAAGACAAAATCCTCATACTGTATTTAGTTTTCAAGATAAGCTATACTTAAATCCGGGAGAGCCTGAAGTAGTAAAGCATATAAATGATAGTGTAATGGAAGTGGTTCAAAATTATGATATAGATGCTGTTCATTTTGACGATTATTTTTATCCTTATGGAGGTGTCAAAGATAATTGGTATGCTGAAGAAGAAAAAATAACATTTGAAAAATATGGACAGGGCTTCAGTAGTGTATCAGAGTGGAGAAGAAATAATGTAGATAACTTAATACTTAATCTACATAACTCGATATCATCTTATAATAAAGAGAATAATAAAGATGTTCAATTTGGAATTAGTCCTTTTGGAATATGGGGACATAAAGAAACTCATCCAGAAGGAAGTAAAGAAGGTACTGGATCATTAACTCCAACTTCATCTCAAGCTTCTTACGATAATTTATTTGCAGATACAAGAAAATGGGTAAAAAATAACTGGATAGATTATATCGCACCACAGATATATTGGACATTTGACACAAAAGCAGCACCTTATGGAGAATTAGTACATTGGTGGGCTGATGTTGTAAAAGATACTGATGTGAACTTATATATTGGACATGCTTCATATAAAAAAGCTGATAAAAATAATAAGGATGTAAGCTGGAATAATCCTAAAGAAATATCGAATCAACTTAAGTTCAATAGTATGTATGACGAAGTAAAAGGAAGTATATTTTTTAGATATAAGAATCTTTTAGAAAGTGAACAAAATGCTGCAGCAAATAATGAATTTATAAAAATTCTTAGAGAACAGCATTTTAATAATAAAGCTTTACTTCCATCTAAAGTAAAAGAGCTCTCTAAAGATGTTGAAAATGGTGGAGAACAATAA
- a CDS encoding glycoside hydrolase family 18 protein, translating to MFKNKKFYCIALALICVMSLATNFTYALSKSDEEFKVIGYYSEIFDDPIEGNIQFDKLTHIIYAFLIPREDGSLVELEKPEKLKELVEKGHENNVKIIIAVGGWLYQNMPLAPNFEKMASTYESRKVFIDNLMDFIDEYNVDGVEIDWEHPTLGQSAQNYESLVVEMSDRLKEKGKSLTAALNGAWSNTEGPEASKAISAKCLEKFDWISVMAYDMNNEQHSPVWFANTSIQYWLNRNVPKRKIAIGMPLYALPSWKQYRHLVEENRENAYKDYVKGDPLDSHYNGINTIKEKLDLHLKQLVGLCYLILMKILMMIQVL from the coding sequence ATGTTCAAGAATAAAAAGTTTTACTGCATAGCACTAGCACTTATATGCGTAATGTCCTTAGCAACTAATTTCACTTATGCACTTTCAAAAAGTGATGAAGAATTTAAGGTGATTGGATATTATTCAGAAATATTTGATGATCCTATAGAAGGTAATATTCAATTTGATAAATTAACTCATATTATTTATGCATTCTTAATTCCTAGGGAAGATGGATCTTTAGTTGAACTTGAGAAACCTGAAAAATTAAAAGAGCTAGTAGAAAAAGGTCATGAAAATAATGTTAAAATAATAATAGCAGTAGGTGGATGGTTATATCAGAATATGCCGCTAGCACCCAACTTTGAAAAAATGGCGTCCACATATGAATCAAGAAAAGTTTTCATAGATAATTTAATGGACTTCATAGATGAATATAATGTTGATGGAGTTGAGATTGATTGGGAACATCCAACTTTAGGGCAGTCTGCTCAAAACTATGAAAGCTTAGTAGTGGAAATGAGTGATAGATTAAAAGAAAAAGGAAAATCTCTAACTGCTGCACTTAATGGAGCTTGGTCTAATACTGAAGGACCAGAGGCATCTAAAGCTATATCTGCCAAATGCTTAGAAAAGTTTGACTGGATTAGTGTTATGGCTTATGACATGAATAATGAGCAACATAGTCCAGTTTGGTTTGCTAACACTTCCATACAATACTGGTTAAATAGAAATGTTCCAAAAAGAAAAATAGCTATAGGAATGCCATTATACGCTTTACCTAGTTGGAAACAATATAGGCATCTAGTAGAAGAAAATAGAGAAAATGCATATAAAGACTATGTAAAAGGTGATCCATTAGATTCACACTACAATGGAATAAACACAATAAAAGAAAAACTAGACTTGCACTTAAAACAGCTGGTGGGGTTATGTTATTTGATATTAATGAAGATACTCATGATGATACAAGTATTGTAA
- a CDS encoding copper amine oxidase N-terminal domain-containing protein produces MLFDINEDTHDDTSIVSAIDDTIKEFRSQTQEEIDNKIYFTIDGHELKFTDDSMGMPFTDKNNRIMVPIRKPLEMINAEVEFDAKRNKAIAKKDSLLVEVPINEDYIKVNGRIINMDTKAIIKDNRTYVPLRYVFEALNYKVEWHGETKTAVITNSNI; encoded by the coding sequence ATGTTATTTGATATTAATGAAGATACTCATGATGATACAAGTATTGTAAGTGCTATAGATGATACTATAAAAGAGTTTAGAAGTCAGACACAAGAAGAAATTGATAATAAAATATATTTTACTATAGATGGACATGAACTAAAGTTTACAGACGATAGTATGGGAATGCCTTTCACGGATAAAAACAATAGGATAATGGTACCAATAAGAAAGCCTCTTGAAATGATTAACGCAGAAGTTGAATTCGATGCCAAAAGAAATAAAGCCATAGCTAAAAAAGATAGTTTACTTGTAGAAGTTCCAATAAATGAAGATTATATTAAGGTAAATGGCAGAATAATAAATATGGATACTAAAGCTATTATAAAAGATAATAGAACTTATGTGCCTTTAAGATATGTATTTGAAGCACTTAACTACAAAGTAGAATGGCATGGAGAAACTAAAACTGCTGTTATAACAAACTCAAATATATAG